From Erwinia pyri, a single genomic window includes:
- a CDS encoding 3-deoxy-7-phosphoheptulonate synthase, which yields MNKTDELRTARIESLITPDELAKRLPITPAIATNVTDSRKRIARILSGEDARLLVVIGPCSLHDPEAAVEYARKLNVLREKYRSRLEIVMRTYFEKPRTVVGWKGLISDPDLNGSFRVNHGLEVARRLLLEINALGMPTATEFLDMVVGQFIADLISWGAIGARTTESQIHREMASALSCPVGFKNGTDGNIQIAVDAIRAARASHMFLSPDKYGQMTIYQTSGNPSGHIIMRGGKAPNYHAEDIAAAAARLREFRLPEQLVIDFSHGNCLKQHRRQKDVSASVSQQIREGSRAVAGVMIESFLQEGTQKVEADKPLVYGQSITDPCLGWDDSEEVLAELAEAVDTRF from the coding sequence ATGAACAAAACTGATGAGCTGCGGACCGCGCGCATCGAGAGCCTGATTACGCCTGATGAACTGGCGAAACGGCTGCCGATCACTCCCGCTATCGCCACCAACGTCACCGATTCCCGCAAACGTATTGCCCGCATCCTGTCTGGCGAAGATGCTCGCCTGCTGGTTGTGATTGGCCCCTGCTCGCTGCACGATCCTGAAGCAGCGGTGGAATATGCCCGCAAACTCAACGTATTGCGTGAAAAATACCGTTCACGCCTTGAAATCGTTATGCGCACCTATTTTGAAAAACCACGCACCGTGGTGGGCTGGAAGGGACTGATTTCCGATCCGGATCTCAACGGCAGCTTCCGTGTGAACCATGGTCTGGAAGTTGCCCGCAGGCTGCTGCTGGAGATCAATGCGCTGGGCATGCCAACTGCCACCGAGTTTCTGGATATGGTGGTGGGCCAGTTTATTGCCGACCTGATCAGCTGGGGCGCTATTGGCGCGCGTACCACTGAAAGCCAAATCCACCGCGAAATGGCCTCTGCTCTCTCCTGTCCGGTAGGATTCAAGAACGGCACGGATGGCAACATCCAGATTGCCGTGGATGCAATCCGCGCTGCCAGAGCCAGCCATATGTTCCTCTCTCCCGATAAATATGGGCAGATGACGATTTACCAGACCAGCGGCAATCCCTCCGGTCATATCATTATGCGTGGCGGAAAAGCGCCTAACTATCATGCTGAAGATATTGCAGCGGCTGCGGCGCGGCTGCGTGAGTTCAGGCTTCCGGAACAGCTGGTTATCGATTTCAGTCATGGCAACTGTCTGAAGCAGCATCGTCGGCAAAAAGATGTTTCGGCCTCTGTCTCGCAGCAAATCCGCGAAGGTTCACGCGCTGTGGCAGGCGTAATGATTGAGAGCTTCCTTCAGGAAGGTACGCAGAAGGTTGAAGCTGACAAGCCGCTGGTTTATGGCCAGTCTATTACCGACCCTTGTCTGGGCTGGGATGACAGCGAAGAGGTTCTTGCTGAGTTAGCAGAAGCGGTGGATACGCGCTTCTGA
- the sufB gene encoding Fe-S cluster assembly protein SufB has protein sequence MSRNTDTSDDVQVWEGNQKYKEGFFTQLQTEEFEHGISEDVVRAISAKRNEPEWMLEFRLKAYAAWLEMEEPHWLKANYKSLNYQDYSYYSAPSCGNCDDSCASEPGAQQASGSTPANYLTEEVENAFKQLGVPVREGQEVAVDAIFDSVSVSTTYRGKLAEQGIIFCSFGEAIHDHPELVKQYLGTVVPANDNFFAALNSAVASDGTFVYIPKGVRCPMELSTYFRINAAKTGQFERTILIADEGSYVSYIEGCSAPVRDTYQLHAAVVEVIIHKDAEVKYSTVQNWFSGGESEGGILNFVTKRALCEGENSKMSWTQSETGSAITWKYPSVILRGDNSVGEFFSVALTSGHQQADTGTKMIHIGKNTKSTIISKGISAGKSQNTYRGLVKIMPTATNARNFTQCDSMLIGADCGAHTFPYVEVRNNTAQLEHEATTSRIGEDQMFYCLQRGISEDDAISMIVNGFCKDVFSELPLEFAVEAQKLLAISLEHSVG, from the coding sequence ATGTCCCGAAACACTGATACATCGGATGATGTGCAGGTCTGGGAAGGAAACCAGAAATACAAAGAAGGTTTCTTCACTCAGCTGCAGACCGAAGAGTTTGAACACGGCATCAGCGAAGACGTTGTGCGTGCTATCTCAGCCAAACGTAACGAGCCAGAGTGGATGCTTGAATTCCGCCTGAAGGCGTATGCGGCGTGGCTGGAGATGGAAGAGCCGCACTGGCTGAAAGCTAACTATAAATCGCTTAACTATCAAGATTATAGTTACTATTCAGCGCCGTCGTGCGGCAACTGTGATGACAGTTGCGCCTCTGAACCCGGCGCGCAACAGGCTTCGGGATCGACCCCTGCGAACTACCTGACTGAAGAAGTGGAGAACGCCTTTAAACAGCTCGGCGTACCGGTTCGTGAAGGTCAGGAAGTCGCTGTGGATGCCATCTTTGACTCGGTGTCAGTCTCTACTACTTACCGTGGCAAGCTGGCAGAGCAGGGGATCATCTTCTGCTCATTTGGTGAAGCCATCCACGATCATCCGGAACTGGTTAAACAGTATCTGGGTACCGTGGTGCCCGCTAACGACAACTTCTTTGCGGCGCTGAACTCTGCCGTGGCCTCTGACGGGACTTTTGTCTATATCCCGAAAGGGGTTCGCTGCCCGATGGAGCTCTCTACCTATTTCCGTATCAATGCGGCGAAAACAGGTCAGTTCGAGCGTACCATCCTGATTGCCGATGAAGGCAGCTATGTCAGCTACATCGAAGGCTGTTCTGCTCCGGTGCGTGACACCTACCAGCTGCATGCGGCGGTGGTTGAAGTCATCATCCATAAAGATGCGGAAGTGAAGTACTCCACCGTACAGAACTGGTTCTCCGGCGGCGAGTCTGAAGGCGGTATTCTGAACTTCGTGACCAAACGCGCGCTGTGCGAAGGTGAAAACAGCAAGATGTCCTGGACGCAGTCTGAGACTGGCTCAGCGATCACCTGGAAATACCCAAGCGTTATCCTGCGTGGCGACAATTCGGTGGGTGAGTTCTTCTCCGTAGCGTTGACCAGCGGCCATCAGCAGGCGGATACCGGCACCAAGATGATCCACATTGGTAAAAACACCAAGTCGACCATCATCTCCAAAGGGATTTCAGCCGGGAAAAGCCAGAATACCTACCGTGGCCTGGTAAAAATCATGCCTACGGCAACCAACGCGCGAAACTTCACCCAGTGTGACTCGATGCTGATTGGTGCCGACTGCGGCGCCCACACCTTCCCGTACGTTGAGGTGCGCAACAACACTGCTCAGTTGGAGCATGAAGCGACCACCTCCAGAATTGGTGAAGATCAGATGTTCTACTGCCTGCAGCGTGGGATCAGCGAAGATGATGCTATCTCCATGATTGTGAACGGCTTCTGTAAGGATGTCTTCTCTGAGCTGCCGCTGGAATTCGCGGTGGAAGCGCAGAAACTGCTGGCGATCAGCCTTGAACACAGCGTGGGCTAA
- the ydiK gene encoding AI-2E family transporter YdiK yields MKNVHTGWDLQQIVFSLMFIIIMIVACLWVVQPFVLGFAWASMVVIATWPLMIKIQELLWGRRSLAVIAMTVLLILLFIIPVALLVNGLIENSGPVIAWASSGHILLPDMHWLKSIPLAGRKIYSAYHHLVQGGGTALMTTVQPYIGRTSGFLFAQAGHFGRFLMHLGLMLLFSVLLYWRGEQVGQGIRHFAFRLASRRGDAAVLLAGQAIRAVALGVVVTALVQGVLGGIGLAVSGIPYATVLTVLMILSCLVQLGPLVVLVPAIIWLYWSGDTTWGTVLLIWSCIVGTLDNVLRPMLIRMGADLPMILILSGVIGGLVAFGMIGLFIGPVVLAVSYRLVSVWVHEAPAPEEDPLMVVEELAEFEAEQTEK; encoded by the coding sequence ATGAAGAACGTGCATACAGGATGGGATTTGCAGCAGATCGTCTTCTCCCTGATGTTTATTATCATAATGATTGTGGCCTGTTTGTGGGTGGTTCAGCCCTTTGTGCTGGGCTTTGCCTGGGCCAGTATGGTGGTGATTGCCACCTGGCCCCTGATGATCAAGATCCAGGAACTCCTGTGGGGCCGACGCTCGCTGGCGGTGATCGCCATGACGGTTCTGCTGATCCTGCTCTTCATTATTCCTGTAGCGCTTCTGGTTAACGGCCTGATTGAGAACAGCGGGCCGGTGATTGCCTGGGCCTCTTCCGGGCATATTCTGCTGCCGGATATGCACTGGCTGAAGAGTATTCCGCTGGCTGGCAGAAAAATTTACTCCGCTTATCACCATCTGGTGCAGGGCGGCGGCACCGCCCTGATGACCACGGTTCAGCCCTATATAGGCCGCACCAGCGGGTTCCTGTTTGCTCAGGCGGGGCATTTTGGCCGCTTCCTGATGCATCTCGGCCTGATGTTGTTATTCAGCGTGCTGCTTTACTGGCGAGGCGAGCAGGTCGGGCAAGGTATCCGTCATTTCGCCTTCAGGCTCGCTTCACGTCGGGGTGATGCCGCTGTTCTGCTTGCTGGTCAGGCCATCCGGGCGGTGGCGCTGGGTGTAGTGGTAACCGCGCTGGTGCAGGGAGTATTAGGCGGCATTGGCCTGGCGGTCTCCGGCATTCCTTACGCCACCGTACTGACGGTACTGATGATCCTCTCCTGTCTGGTGCAGCTGGGTCCGCTGGTGGTGCTGGTGCCCGCTATTATCTGGCTTTACTGGAGCGGAGATACGACCTGGGGCACGGTGCTGCTGATCTGGAGCTGTATTGTGGGAACGCTGGACAATGTGCTGCGCCCCATGCTTATTCGTATGGGTGCAGATTTACCAATGATCCTGATCCTCTCAGGCGTCATCGGTGGACTGGTAGCCTTTGGGATGATTGGCCTGTTTATTGGGCCTGTGGTACTTGCCGTCTCCTACCGCCTGGTTTCCGTATGGGTACATGAAGCGCCAGCGCCTGAAGAAGATCCTCTTATGGTGGTGGAAGAGCTGGCGGAATTTGAAGCAGAACAGACCGAAAAATAA
- the ydiJ gene encoding D-2-hydroxyglutarate dehydrogenase YdiJ: MIPQISQAPGLVQLVLNFLQALEQHGFTGDTATSYADRLTMSTDNSIYQLLPDAVLFPRSTADVALIARLAAEERFTSLIFTPRGGGTGTNGQSLNQGIVVDLSRHMNRILEINVEQGWVKVEAGVIKDQLNAFLKPYGYFFSPELSTSNRATLGGMINTDASGQGSLVYGKTSDHVTGLRAVLLGGDILDTRPVPVALAEELAQEQSREGSIYRTVLERCRDRHQTIRESFPRLNRFLTGYDLRHVVSDDLQHIDLTRILCGAEGTLAFIAEARLNITPIPAVRRLVNIKYDSFDSALRSAPFMVEAKALSVETVDSKVLNLAREDIVWHSVRELITDVPDREMLGLNIVEFAGDDRALIDAQMAALCQRLDSLMSNNEAGIIGYQLCDDLNGIERIYAMRKKAVGLLGNAKGLAKPIPFVEDTCVPPQHLADYIVEFRALLDNHNLSYGMFGHVDAGVLHVRPALDMCDPHQEMLMKQISDEVVALTARYGGLLWGEHGKGFRAEYSPAFFGEELFNDLRRIKAAFDPANRLNPGKICTPFGVDEPMMQVDAQKRGTFDRQIPVNVRTDWRGAMECNGNGLCFNFDVKSPMCPSMKITGNRIHSPKGRATLTREWLRLLAEQGVDPLALERSLPEAKVSLRGMIERTRNSWYAKRGEYDFSHEVKEAMSGCLACKACSTQCPIKIDVPGFRSRFLQLYHTRYLRPASDYLVGSVESYAPVMAKAPAFFNFFLRQPLVREMSKRHIGMVDLPLLSSPNLKKQLAGQPAMKTTLEQLEAMSPAARERYVLVVQDPFTSYYEAQLVTDFVRLIEKLGYHPVVLPFSPNGKAQHVKGFLQSFARTAKKTADFLNRVAQLGLPMVGVDPALVLCYREEYREILAGERGTFHVQLVHEWLQQALPAQEKPQASGEAWYLFGHCTELTALPASTKQWESIFARFGAKLENISVGCCGMAGTYGHESKNLENSLGIYELSWHQALQKLPRQRCLATGYSCRSQVKRVEGNGMRHPLQALLEIV, from the coding sequence ATGATCCCACAGATTTCCCAGGCACCCGGCCTCGTTCAGCTGGTGCTCAATTTTTTGCAGGCGTTGGAGCAGCACGGATTTACAGGCGACACCGCCACCAGCTATGCCGATCGCCTTACGATGTCCACCGACAACAGTATCTATCAGCTTCTTCCGGATGCGGTGCTGTTTCCCCGCTCCACGGCCGATGTCGCCCTGATTGCCCGGCTGGCGGCTGAAGAGCGCTTTACCAGCCTGATCTTTACCCCCAGAGGCGGCGGTACCGGCACCAACGGACAATCTCTGAATCAGGGGATCGTGGTTGATCTGTCGCGCCATATGAACCGCATTCTTGAGATTAATGTCGAACAGGGTTGGGTTAAAGTTGAAGCAGGCGTAATCAAAGACCAGCTCAATGCGTTCCTCAAGCCCTACGGCTATTTCTTTTCGCCTGAACTCTCCACCAGTAACCGGGCTACCCTTGGCGGCATGATCAACACCGATGCTTCAGGACAGGGGTCGCTGGTGTATGGCAAGACCTCCGATCATGTCACTGGCCTGCGCGCCGTATTGCTTGGCGGCGATATCCTCGACACGCGCCCGGTTCCCGTTGCGCTGGCTGAGGAGCTGGCGCAGGAGCAGAGCCGGGAAGGGAGCATTTATCGTACCGTGCTGGAGCGCTGCCGCGACCGCCATCAGACCATCAGGGAGAGTTTCCCCAGGCTTAACCGTTTCCTGACCGGTTACGATCTCCGGCATGTGGTCAGCGACGATCTGCAGCATATCGACCTGACGCGTATCCTCTGCGGCGCAGAAGGGACGCTTGCCTTTATTGCTGAAGCGCGTCTGAACATTACGCCAATCCCGGCAGTTCGCCGGCTGGTGAACATTAAATATGACTCTTTTGACTCTGCTCTGCGCAGCGCGCCTTTTATGGTGGAAGCGAAAGCGCTGTCGGTGGAAACCGTCGATTCGAAAGTGCTTAACCTGGCGCGCGAGGATATCGTCTGGCATTCGGTCAGGGAGCTGATTACTGATGTGCCGGATCGGGAGATGCTCGGGCTGAATATCGTTGAGTTTGCCGGAGACGACAGGGCGTTGATCGATGCTCAGATGGCGGCGCTCTGTCAGCGCCTTGACAGCCTGATGAGCAACAATGAGGCGGGCATCATCGGCTATCAGCTCTGCGACGATCTCAACGGCATTGAGCGCATCTACGCGATGCGCAAAAAAGCCGTTGGTCTGCTGGGTAATGCAAAGGGGCTGGCCAAACCGATTCCTTTTGTCGAGGATACCTGCGTGCCGCCCCAGCATCTTGCGGATTACATCGTCGAATTCCGTGCGCTGCTGGATAACCATAACCTGAGTTATGGCATGTTTGGGCATGTGGATGCTGGCGTACTGCACGTGCGCCCGGCGCTGGATATGTGTGACCCTCACCAGGAGATGCTGATGAAGCAGATCTCCGACGAAGTGGTGGCGCTGACGGCCCGTTATGGCGGCCTGCTCTGGGGAGAGCATGGTAAAGGCTTTCGCGCGGAATACAGCCCGGCTTTCTTCGGGGAAGAACTCTTCAACGACCTGCGTCGGATCAAAGCGGCGTTTGATCCCGCAAACCGTCTTAACCCCGGTAAAATTTGTACGCCATTCGGCGTAGATGAGCCGATGATGCAGGTCGATGCGCAGAAGCGCGGCACCTTTGACCGCCAGATCCCGGTTAACGTCCGCACTGACTGGCGTGGCGCGATGGAATGCAACGGCAACGGGCTTTGCTTTAATTTTGACGTTAAAAGTCCGATGTGCCCGTCGATGAAAATTACCGGCAACCGTATTCACTCGCCAAAAGGACGCGCTACGCTGACCCGTGAATGGCTGCGTCTGCTGGCAGAGCAGGGCGTTGACCCGCTGGCGCTGGAGCGAAGCCTGCCGGAAGCAAAAGTCTCGCTGCGTGGCATGATAGAGCGCACTCGCAACAGCTGGTATGCAAAGCGCGGCGAATATGATTTCTCCCATGAGGTAAAAGAGGCGATGTCCGGCTGTCTCGCCTGTAAAGCCTGCTCGACCCAATGCCCAATCAAAATTGATGTGCCTGGTTTCCGCTCCCGCTTCCTGCAGCTCTATCACACCCGCTATCTGCGTCCGGCAAGTGACTACCTGGTCGGCAGCGTGGAAAGCTATGCGCCGGTGATGGCGAAGGCGCCCGCGTTCTTCAATTTCTTTTTGCGTCAGCCGCTGGTCAGAGAGATGAGTAAGCGTCATATCGGCATGGTGGATTTGCCGTTACTCTCTTCTCCTAACCTGAAAAAACAGCTGGCCGGGCAGCCTGCGATGAAAACCACGCTGGAACAGCTGGAGGCGATGAGTCCCGCCGCGCGTGAGCGCTATGTGCTGGTGGTACAGGATCCGTTCACCAGCTACTACGAAGCGCAGCTGGTAACCGATTTTGTCCGTCTGATTGAAAAACTCGGCTACCACCCGGTGGTGTTGCCTTTCTCTCCCAACGGGAAAGCGCAGCATGTGAAAGGCTTCCTGCAGAGTTTTGCACGCACGGCGAAAAAGACGGCGGATTTCCTTAACCGGGTAGCGCAACTGGGGCTGCCTATGGTGGGCGTGGATCCCGCGCTGGTGCTCTGTTATCGCGAAGAGTACAGAGAGATCCTGGCAGGCGAACGCGGAACGTTTCACGTTCAGTTAGTCCATGAGTGGCTGCAACAGGCACTTCCTGCACAGGAAAAGCCTCAGGCCAGCGGTGAAGCCTGGTATCTGTTTGGCCACTGCACTGAATTGACCGCACTGCCAGCTTCCACCAAACAGTGGGAGAGCATTTTTGCCCGCTTTGGCGCGAAGCTGGAAAACATCAGCGTGGGGTGCTGCGGCATGGCAGGCACCTACGGCCATGAAAGTAAGAACCTGGAAAACTCACTGGGGATCTATGAACTCTCCTGGCATCAGGCGCTGCAAAAGCTGCCGCGTCAGCGCTGTCTGGCTACCGGCTACTCCTGCCGCAGCCAGGTGAAGCGCGTGGAGGGGAACGGTATGCGTCATCCATTGCAGGCTCTGCTGGAGATAGTGTAA
- a CDS encoding hotdog fold thioesterase, translated as MIWKRQVSLEQLNQRSQGTLVAHLGILFTAMDDRSLTATLPVDGRTRQPFGLLHGGASAALAETLGSMAGYLCTEGDDFIVGVEINASHLRAVREGEVRGVCQALHLGRRHQVWQIEIFDPGQRLCCTSRLTTAVMSGKGKE; from the coding sequence ATGATCTGGAAGCGTCAGGTTTCGTTAGAACAACTCAATCAGCGTAGTCAGGGAACGCTGGTGGCGCATCTGGGCATTCTTTTTACAGCGATGGACGATCGGTCATTAACGGCCACGCTGCCGGTTGATGGCCGAACCCGGCAGCCCTTTGGCCTGCTTCACGGCGGCGCTTCTGCCGCTCTGGCTGAGACGCTGGGCTCAATGGCAGGCTATCTCTGTACGGAAGGGGATGACTTTATCGTGGGCGTGGAAATCAATGCCAGTCATCTTCGCGCCGTGCGCGAGGGTGAGGTAAGAGGGGTATGCCAGGCCCTTCATCTTGGGCGACGCCATCAGGTCTGGCAGATTGAGATCTTCGACCCCGGGCAGCGCTTATGCTGCACCTCTCGTTTGACCACCGCAGTGATGTCAGGCAAGGGAAAAGAGTGA
- the ppsR gene encoding posphoenolpyruvate synthetase regulatory kinase/phosphorylase PpsR, translating into MDVNNERSVFYISDGTAITAEVLGHAVLSQFPVGINSVTLPFVENVQRAQAVKAQINALHQKSGVRPLVFISIVTPEIRDIILQSDGFCQDIVQSLVAPLQQELGIAPAPIANRTHGLTANNLGKYDARIAAIDYTLAHDDGISLRGLEDAQVILLGVSRCGKTPTSLYLAMQFGIRAANYPFIADDMDNLKLPPALKPFQNKLFGLTIDPERLAAIRQERAENTRYASMRQCRLEVGEVEALFRTNQIRYLNSTNYSVEEIATKILDIMGLTRRMY; encoded by the coding sequence ATGGACGTGAACAACGAACGCAGTGTTTTTTATATCTCTGACGGCACGGCGATAACCGCAGAGGTCCTGGGGCATGCCGTGCTGTCTCAGTTTCCCGTGGGGATTAACAGCGTCACGCTGCCCTTTGTTGAAAACGTTCAGCGTGCCCAGGCGGTGAAAGCGCAGATCAACGCGCTGCATCAGAAAAGCGGCGTTCGTCCGCTGGTTTTCATCTCTATCGTTACCCCTGAAATTCGTGACATCATTTTGCAGAGCGACGGCTTTTGCCAGGATATTGTGCAGTCACTGGTGGCGCCGCTGCAGCAGGAGCTAGGGATCGCACCGGCGCCAATAGCCAACCGGACGCATGGGTTAACCGCGAATAATCTGGGTAAATATGATGCCCGTATAGCCGCGATAGATTATACGCTGGCGCATGACGACGGCATCTCCCTGCGCGGGCTGGAGGATGCCCAGGTCATTTTACTGGGCGTATCACGCTGTGGTAAAACCCCGACCAGTCTCTATCTGGCTATGCAGTTTGGCATTCGCGCAGCCAACTATCCCTTTATTGCCGATGATATGGATAATCTCAAGCTGCCGCCCGCGCTGAAGCCTTTTCAAAACAAGCTGTTTGGTCTGACGATCGATCCTGAACGCCTGGCTGCCATCCGCCAGGAGCGGGCCGAGAATACGCGTTACGCCTCTATGCGCCAGTGCCGCCTTGAGGTAGGAGAAGTGGAGGCCCTTTTCCGCACTAATCAAATCCGTTATCTCAACAGCACAAATTATTCCGTGGAAGAGATCGCCACAAAAATACTGGATATCATGGGCCTGACCCGCCGGATGTATTAA
- the sufA gene encoding Fe-S cluster assembly scaffold SufA gives MPSATTASFSPDDYVWKGLTLTDSAAKQIIALAGNDPHVKGLKLGVKTSGCAGFGYTMDLVKEPADDDLVFTNQGAHLYVPLQAMPFIDGTEVDFVREGLNQIFKFNNPKAQHACGCGESFGVE, from the coding sequence ATGCCATCAGCAACTACGGCTTCTTTTTCTCCCGACGACTATGTCTGGAAAGGACTGACGCTCACTGACAGCGCCGCAAAACAGATCATTGCGCTAGCGGGCAATGACCCTCATGTGAAAGGCCTGAAGCTCGGCGTGAAAACGTCGGGCTGCGCCGGTTTCGGCTACACCATGGATTTGGTGAAAGAGCCCGCCGACGATGATTTGGTCTTCACCAACCAGGGCGCACATCTCTATGTGCCCCTGCAGGCCATGCCTTTCATCGACGGTACTGAAGTGGATTTCGTCCGTGAAGGTCTGAACCAGATTTTCAAATTTAATAATCCTAAAGCTCAACACGCCTGTGGCTGTGGTGAGAGCTTTGGCGTTGAGTAA
- the ppsA gene encoding phosphoenolpyruvate synthase, which translates to MSNKGEVPLVLWYNQLGMNDVDRVGGKNASLGEMITNLSSLGVSVPNGFATTSDAFNQFLDQSGVNQRIYDLLDKTDIDDVDELAKAGKQIRQWIVDTPFQPALEEAIREAYQQLSADDAEASFAVRSSATAEDMPDASFAGQQETFLNVQGFDAVLIAVKHVYASLFNDRAISYRVHQGYDHRGVALSAGVQRMVRSDLGSAGVMFTIDTESGFDQVVFITAALGLGEMVVQGAVNPDEFYVHKPTLAAGRPAIVRRNMGSKKIRMVYADSQEHGEQVRIEDVPEEERDTFCLTSEEVEALAVQAVQIEKHYQRPMDIEWAKDGHTGKLFIVQARPETVRSNGQVMERYTLQGSGKVVVEGRAIGHRIGAGEVKVIHDISEMNRIEKGDVLVTDMTDPDWEPIMKKASAIVTNRGGRTCHAAIIARELGIPAVVGCGNATDILKDGHKVTVSCAEGDTGYVYNELLDFEVKSSQVDKMPELPLKIMMNVGNPDRAFDFACLPNEGVGLARLEFIINRMIGVHPKALLEFDQQTPELQKEIRALMKGFDDPVEFYIARLTEGIATLGAAFSPKRVIVRLSDFKTNEYANLVGGERYEPEEENPMLGFRGAGRYVADSFRDCFALECAAVKRVRNDMGLTNVEIMVPFVRTVAQAKAVVEELERQGLKRGENGLKLIMMCEIPSNALLAEQFLQYFDGFSIGSNDMTQLALGLDRDSGVVSELFDERNDAVKALLSMAIRAAKKEGKYVGICGQGPSDHEDFAAWLMDEGIDSLSLNPDTVVQTWLSLAEIPAK; encoded by the coding sequence ATGTCCAATAAAGGCGAAGTGCCGCTTGTGCTCTGGTATAACCAACTTGGCATGAACGATGTTGATCGGGTGGGAGGCAAAAATGCCTCTCTGGGTGAAATGATTACTAATTTGTCCTCGCTGGGCGTCTCCGTTCCGAACGGCTTCGCGACGACCTCAGATGCATTTAATCAGTTCCTCGATCAGAGCGGCGTCAATCAGCGTATCTACGATCTGCTGGACAAGACCGATATTGATGATGTTGATGAGCTGGCGAAAGCAGGCAAGCAGATACGCCAGTGGATTGTGGATACGCCTTTCCAGCCTGCGCTGGAAGAGGCTATCCGTGAGGCTTATCAGCAGCTCTCTGCGGATGATGCCGAGGCCTCATTTGCGGTGCGCTCTTCCGCCACCGCTGAAGATATGCCCGATGCTTCCTTTGCGGGTCAGCAGGAAACCTTCCTTAACGTACAGGGATTTGATGCCGTGCTGATCGCGGTGAAGCATGTTTATGCTTCCCTGTTCAACGATCGCGCCATCTCCTACCGTGTGCATCAGGGTTACGATCATCGTGGCGTGGCGCTCTCGGCAGGCGTTCAGCGTATGGTGCGTTCCGATCTGGGCTCCGCCGGCGTCATGTTTACCATTGATACCGAATCGGGCTTCGATCAGGTGGTGTTTATCACCGCTGCGTTAGGGCTGGGCGAAATGGTAGTGCAGGGCGCAGTAAACCCGGATGAATTTTATGTCCACAAACCGACGCTGGCAGCAGGCCGTCCCGCGATTGTGCGCCGTAACATGGGTTCTAAAAAAATCCGCATGGTTTATGCCGACTCGCAGGAGCATGGCGAACAGGTGCGCATCGAAGATGTGCCGGAAGAGGAGCGCGACACTTTCTGTCTGACCAGTGAAGAGGTGGAAGCGCTGGCGGTACAGGCCGTACAGATTGAGAAACATTATCAGCGTCCGATGGACATCGAGTGGGCCAAAGATGGGCACACCGGCAAGCTGTTTATCGTCCAGGCGCGCCCGGAAACGGTCCGTTCTAACGGCCAGGTGATGGAGCGCTATACCCTGCAAGGTTCAGGCAAAGTGGTGGTCGAAGGGCGCGCAATCGGCCACCGCATCGGGGCTGGCGAAGTGAAGGTCATCCACGATATCAGCGAGATGAACCGCATTGAAAAGGGCGACGTGCTGGTCACGGACATGACCGACCCGGACTGGGAACCGATCATGAAAAAGGCGTCAGCGATTGTGACCAACCGTGGCGGGCGTACCTGTCATGCCGCGATCATCGCGCGTGAGCTGGGCATTCCTGCCGTTGTAGGTTGCGGTAACGCCACTGATATTCTTAAGGATGGTCACAAAGTCACGGTTTCCTGTGCGGAAGGGGACACAGGCTACGTCTATAACGAGCTGCTGGACTTTGAAGTGAAAAGCTCGCAGGTGGACAAAATGCCTGAGCTGCCGCTGAAGATCATGATGAACGTGGGCAACCCGGACCGCGCTTTCGACTTTGCCTGTCTGCCTAATGAAGGGGTGGGGCTGGCGCGCCTGGAGTTTATTATTAACCGCATGATTGGCGTGCACCCAAAAGCGCTGCTGGAGTTTGACCAGCAAACGCCGGAGCTGCAAAAAGAGATCCGCGCGCTGATGAAGGGCTTTGACGATCCGGTTGAGTTCTATATCGCTCGCCTGACCGAAGGGATCGCCACACTGGGGGCGGCGTTCTCACCGAAGCGTGTGATTGTGCGCCTCTCTGACTTCAAAACTAATGAGTACGCCAACCTGGTAGGTGGCGAGCGTTACGAGCCGGAAGAAGAGAACCCGATGTTAGGCTTCCGTGGCGCCGGTCGCTACGTGGCGGACAGCTTCCGTGACTGCTTTGCGCTGGAGTGCGCGGCCGTGAAGCGGGTACGTAACGATATGGGGCTGACCAACGTCGAAATTATGGTGCCGTTCGTGCGTACCGTTGCCCAGGCTAAAGCGGTGGTGGAAGAGCTGGAGCGTCAGGGGCTTAAGCGTGGCGAGAATGGTCTCAAGCTGATCATGATGTGCGAAATTCCTTCAAACGCCTTGCTGGCTGAACAGTTCCTGCAGTACTTCGACGGCTTCTCCATCGGTTCAAACGACATGACGCAGTTAGCGCTTGGTCTGGATCGCGACTCCGGCGTGGTTTCTGAACTTTTCGACGAACGAAACGATGCGGTGAAAGCGCTGCTTTCAATGGCTATTCGGGCGGCGAAAAAAGAAGGAAAATACGTGGGTATCTGCGGACAAGGTCCATCCGATCATGAAGACTTTGCAGCGTGGCTAATGGATGAGGGTATCGACAGCCTGTCACTAAACCCCGATACAGTAGTTCAAACCTGGTTAAGTCTGGCAGAAATTCCGGCGAAATAG